The following proteins are encoded in a genomic region of Variovorax paradoxus:
- a CDS encoding sensor histidine kinase, whose protein sequence is MNLARRIDPRRSMAAAIGWLLIALTLCLALVANLWLRGFVRATLLEQHGQRLEAAAEHVNAELDTALLLRLQAVSVVAAMLSEDVQHSEGARLKRTLQAVRRGVPDLIWLAVTDADGFIVAATDEQVVGQNVNQHAWISQGLNAAWIEEGRSPGERFLKLTAPVRNADGAIIGVAAANLSWSWVEKMVAEIRASPGEWLLIDRDGIVRHGPGALLGKRWQDVGDPITPFDPVVAGLGNDGSDLPTRIRTRRLLDNRPYLIASPPNARDGTLRRLGWQAVVIQPVESVAAFATAIEWRISIVLSLLGLATAVAGIIVAHRLTRRVSVIAHSADAVLAGSATRIEVPQGADEAARLGSALDRLLDTLQRERDELRRLNTELDERVRQRTEEISRLAQESRDAAVVRERLRLARGLHDTLAHSMMAMLTEIRVLKHLASSRPDALPDELVRAERAARDGLDEARRAIDQLRSNPVRDIGLGAALAELAKNLSERSGIELDCQIEPALSALAAEPAETVFHMCEEVLRNVERHAGARRLLIRLHRVAHGGVELEIGDDGVGFEPSAGAAGHYGLVGLREQADAIGARLRIESRRGEGTWVSLRWAQRVGG, encoded by the coding sequence ATGAACCTCGCACGTCGCATCGACCCACGGCGCTCGATGGCCGCCGCGATCGGCTGGCTGCTGATTGCGCTCACCTTGTGCCTGGCGCTCGTGGCCAACCTGTGGCTGCGCGGTTTCGTGCGTGCGACGCTGCTCGAGCAGCACGGCCAACGGCTGGAGGCCGCGGCCGAGCACGTCAATGCCGAACTCGACACCGCACTGCTGCTGCGCCTGCAGGCGGTCAGCGTGGTGGCGGCCATGCTGTCGGAAGACGTGCAGCACAGCGAAGGCGCACGCCTGAAGCGGACGCTCCAGGCCGTACGCCGCGGCGTGCCCGACCTGATCTGGCTGGCGGTGACCGATGCCGACGGCTTCATCGTCGCAGCGACCGACGAGCAGGTGGTCGGCCAGAACGTCAATCAGCACGCATGGATCTCGCAAGGCCTGAACGCCGCGTGGATCGAGGAAGGCCGCTCGCCGGGCGAACGCTTCCTGAAGCTCACCGCGCCGGTGCGCAATGCCGACGGGGCGATCATCGGCGTCGCCGCGGCCAACCTGAGCTGGAGCTGGGTGGAGAAGATGGTGGCCGAAATCCGCGCCTCTCCCGGCGAATGGCTGCTGATCGACCGCGACGGCATCGTGCGCCACGGGCCGGGTGCCCTGCTGGGAAAACGCTGGCAAGACGTCGGCGATCCCATCACGCCATTCGATCCCGTCGTCGCCGGCTTAGGGAACGACGGATCCGATCTGCCCACGCGCATCCGGACAAGGCGGCTCCTGGACAACCGGCCCTACCTGATCGCCTCCCCGCCCAATGCGCGCGACGGCACGCTGCGCCGGCTCGGCTGGCAGGCCGTGGTGATCCAGCCGGTCGAATCGGTTGCGGCATTCGCGACGGCCATCGAATGGCGCATCTCGATCGTGCTGAGCCTGCTGGGCTTGGCCACCGCCGTCGCCGGCATCATCGTGGCGCACCGCCTCACGCGCCGCGTGAGCGTGATCGCCCATTCGGCCGACGCGGTGCTGGCCGGGAGCGCGACGCGCATCGAAGTGCCGCAGGGTGCCGACGAAGCCGCACGGCTGGGCAGCGCGCTCGACCGATTGCTGGACACGCTGCAGCGCGAACGCGACGAGTTGCGCCGGCTCAATACCGAACTGGACGAGCGCGTGCGGCAGCGCACCGAAGAGATCAGCCGGCTCGCGCAGGAGTCGCGCGATGCCGCGGTGGTGCGCGAGCGCCTGCGCCTGGCGCGCGGACTGCACGACACGCTGGCGCATTCGATGATGGCGATGCTCACCGAGATCCGTGTGCTCAAGCACCTGGCATCGAGCCGGCCCGATGCGCTGCCGGACGAGCTGGTTCGGGCCGAACGCGCGGCGCGCGACGGGCTGGACGAGGCACGCCGCGCGATCGACCAGCTGCGCAGCAACCCGGTGCGCGACATCGGGCTGGGCGCGGCGCTGGCCGAGCTGGCCAAGAACCTAAGCGAGCGCTCCGGCATCGAGCTCGACTGCCAGATCGAACCCGCCTTGTCCGCCTTGGCGGCCGAGCCGGCGGAAACCGTGTTCCACATGTGCGAGGAAGTGCTGCGCAACGTCGAACGCCACGCGGGCGCGCGGCGGCTGCTGATCCGCCTGCACCGCGTTGCGCACGGCGGTGTGGAGTTGGAGATCGGCGACGACGGCGTCGGCTTCGAGCCGAGCGCGGGCGCAGCGGGGCACTACGGGCTCGTGGGGCTGCGGGAGCAGGCCGATGCGATCGGCGCGCGGCTGCGCATCGAGAGCCGCCGCGGCGAAGGCACATGGGTGTCGCTGCGCTGGGCGCAACGCGTCGGGGGGTGA